A part of ANME-2 cluster archaeon genomic DNA contains:
- a CDS encoding ABC transporter ATP-binding protein, translating to MICLDEVCKSFGENDVLRSLNLDAKHGEMLVLLGPSGCGKTTTLSIIAGLEKEDRGDIYVDGARINNVPPEKRDIGFVFQNYALFPHLSVFENVRFGLKARGIDDKKRVKEALETVGLDGLDNMNPMKLSGGEQQRVALARAIVTDPRCILMDEPLSSLDAIARERLRYEMKRLQKEIGVTSIYVTHDQVEAMILGDQVAVLNKGTVEEVGIPEKIFYKPESEFVARFVGMKNIFDGKVVSLDRDEGVMGVSTENFDLTAVFMPLGEGDRVKACIRPEEIILMRSNQGTSARNLISGKIINIFPNGHLMRVLVDVHGDEMSVDVTRLAVHNLKLKSGDDVHLTFKACSVHVIL from the coding sequence ATGATCTGTCTGGATGAAGTCTGCAAGTCTTTTGGAGAAAATGATGTATTACGATCTTTAAATCTGGATGCGAAACATGGGGAAATGCTTGTTCTTCTCGGACCTTCCGGATGTGGAAAGACAACAACACTTTCAATCATTGCCGGGCTGGAAAAGGAAGATAGAGGAGATATTTATGTAGATGGAGCACGAATAAATAATGTACCTCCGGAAAAGAGAGATATCGGTTTCGTATTCCAGAATTATGCACTATTCCCGCATTTAAGCGTATTTGAGAACGTTAGATTCGGTTTGAAAGCAAGAGGGATAGATGACAAAAAGAGAGTGAAAGAAGCGCTTGAAACCGTTGGTCTTGATGGACTCGATAATATGAACCCGATGAAACTGAGTGGAGGTGAACAACAGCGGGTCGCACTTGCAAGGGCAATCGTAACAGACCCGCGATGTATCCTGATGGATGAGCCGCTAAGCAGCCTGGATGCGATCGCTCGTGAACGATTGAGATATGAGATGAAGCGATTGCAAAAAGAGATTGGCGTAACAAGCATCTACGTGACGCACGACCAGGTGGAAGCAATGATACTTGGTGACCAGGTAGCTGTTCTGAACAAAGGAACAGTTGAAGAGGTTGGAATACCTGAGAAAATTTTTTATAAGCCTGAAAGTGAATTTGTAGCGAGGTTTGTTGGGATGAAGAATATATTTGACGGAAAAGTTGTCTCCCTGGACAGGGATGAGGGTGTGATGGGTGTATCAACAGAAAACTTTGATCTGACAGCGGTTTTCATGCCTCTGGGCGAAGGGGATCGTGTGAAGGCTTGCATCAGGCCGGAGGAGATCATCCTGATGAGGTCCAACCAGGGAACAAGTGCAAGGAACCTGATAAGCGGCAAGATCATCAATATATTTCCAAATGGTCATCTAATGCGGGTTCTGGTCGATGTCCATGGTGATGAGATGTCTGTTGATGTAACAAGACTGGCAGTCCATAATCTTAAACTGAAGAGTGGAGATGATGTCCACTTAACATTTAAGGCATGCTCTGTCCACGTGATACTATGA